A single window of Solenopsis invicta isolate M01_SB chromosome 3, UNIL_Sinv_3.0, whole genome shotgun sequence DNA harbors:
- the LOC105194274 gene encoding uncharacterized protein LOC105194274: MVHLTAKIFGLVISAIKNLRELKGSTSREILYYISSVYKIPYTVARRQIQNVLKRGVTCGILRKTDGHYSLPTDNEVARQEVAVQEIGLLDLYCQRKVHRSRGGRSRRNRGARRS; the protein is encoded by the exons ATGGTGCATTTGACCGCGAAGATATTTGGTTTAGTGATCTCTGCGATTAAAAATCTTCGCGAGCTCAAAGGATCTACGTCACGAGAAATTCTTTACTACATTTCATCGGTTTACAAGATCCCGTATACTGTGGCACGACGTCAg ATACAGAATGTTTTAAAGCGCGGAGTCACTTGCGGCATCCTAAGGAAGACAGACGGTCACTACAGCCTGCCGACTGATAATGAAGTTGCACGGCAGGAGGTGGCTGTTCAGGAGATCGGCCTGCTGGATTTGTACTGCCAGCGGAAGGTTCATCGATCGAGGGGTGGCAGGTCACGTCGTAATAGAGGTGCTAGGCGCAGTTGA